Proteins from a genomic interval of Haemorhous mexicanus isolate bHaeMex1 chromosome Z, bHaeMex1.pri, whole genome shotgun sequence:
- the LOC132341690 gene encoding annexin A1 has protein sequence MAMVSEFLKQAWFIDNQEQECIKSSKGIRGVQSYPNFDPSADVVALDRAITVKGVDEATIIDILTKRTNAQRQQIKAAYQQAKGKSLEEALKKALKGHLEDVAVALLKTPAQFDAEELRASMKGLGTDEDTLIEILASRTNKEIREASRYYKEVLKRDLTQDIISDTSGDFQKALLALAKADRCENPHVNDELADNDARALYEAGEKRKGTDIGVFVTILTTRSYPHLRRVFQKYTKYSKHDMNKVLDLELKGDIENCLTALVKCATSKPAFFAEKLHLAMKGFGTRHKDLIRIMVSRHEVDMNEIKGYYKSLYGISLRQAIMDELKGDYETILVALCGSDN, from the exons ATGGCTATGGTATCAGAATTTCTGAAGCAGGCATGGTTCATTGACaaccaggagcaggaatgtaTT aaGAGCTCCAAAGGTATCCGTGGAGTACAGTCATACCCAAATTTTGATCCATCAGCTGATGTTGTTGCTTTGGACAGAGCAATTACTGTAAAAG GTGTGGATGAAGCCACCATCATTGACATCTTGACTAAGAGAACAAATGCTCAGCGACAGCAGATCAAGGCTGCCTATCAGCAGGCTAAAGGAAAG AGTCTTGAAGAAGCTTTGAAAAAAGCTCTGAAAGGCCATCTAGAAGATGTTGCTGTGGCTTTGCTGAAAACTCCAGCTCAATTTGATGCTGAAGAATTAAGAGCCTCTATGAAG GGGCTTGGAACTGATGAAGATACCTTAATTGAGATTCTGGCCTCAAGAACCAACAAAGAGATCAGAGAAGCCAGCAGATACTACAAGGAAG TGCTGAAGAGAGATCTGACACAAGACATCATCTCTGACACATCTGGAGACTTTCAAAAGGCTTTGCTTGCTCTAGCCAAG GCTGACCGATGTGAAAACCCTCATGTGAACGATGAACTTGCTGACAATGATGCCAGG GCCTTGTATgaggcaggagagaaaaggaaaggaacagaTATTGGTGTGTTTGTAACTATTCTTACTACAAGAAGCTACCCGCATCTTCGAAGGG TCTTTCAGAAGTACACCAAATACAGCAAGCACGACATGAACAAGGTACTGGATTTGGAGCTGAAAGGTGATATTGAGAATTGCCTCACTGCCCTTG TAAAGTGTGCCACAAGCAAACCAGCTTTCTTTGCAGAAAAACTCCATTTGGCGATGAAG GGTTTTGGGACCCGGCACAAAGACCTCATCAGAATCATGGTTTCGCGCCATGAGGTGGACATGAACGAGATCAAGGGCTATTACAAGAGTCTGTATGGCATCTCCCTCCGCCAAGCCATCATG